AGAAATATATTCCTCCGAAGGACCATGAATAAGGAACAGCaggactttcttttaaaaaatgcttccgAAAATGAACTTGGTTATTTTTCCTAGACAGGAATAGCTGGCAGAGGGACAGCAGATGCCAGAGGCAGCAGCAGAGAGAACGGAGATGGAACATAGAGACCCAGGGCAAGTAATTTGTTCTCATTAACTGGACCTTGGGGATCTTCAGGAGTTTACCTGAACACCCAGGAGGCTGAACTTGCATATCAGTGCCCTCGGATTGGTGGATGCAGAAGGTAAAGTTCTGGTCTCATCTAAGTGTTTCTCACACAGATAAGTTCTTTCCGTTCTTATCAGACTAACTAAGAGAAGTCTGTGCTGCAGCTCCTACTGGTTCCCTCTTTGACCATGGCAATCGCTGGCACCTCTCCTATTCCTAGAACACCTTGTTCCCTGCTCCTCCCAGATGAAGGGGCAAGAGAGCAGAAAGGACATTGGAACTCTCTGCTAAAGTAACCTTGGACACCAGCCCATAATAATGCACACACctgtgcatgcacgcacacacatgcacacaccatacTTTTGCATGCAAACATCCTTCTATTCTTACAAAATCCAGATGCTGACCTCCCATTGAGGGTTCCCAAGCCCTCCGTCCCCTGGAATAGTTAAATTATGGTGCCCTGGCCTGAACCCCGCGCATACTCTGTGGTGCTCCCTCTGTGCCGTGGCCACCAGCCTCCACCTTTCAACAGCCAGAGCATTGAAACTACCTTCTTTCCTttaatgtaatcaaattcttGGGCAGAGTTGATCGTAATCAGTGTTGactgtttgttattttaaatagtaatttttttttcttatcctgGCAAAGTTCATCTCCTTGTGGCTCCAGATTTTCAGTCTAGTTATTTTATGTCTTCCACCATTTGTGTCTGAAAGGTTAAATGTGGTGCCTTTTTTTCCTTACCGCATGCATAAATGCATGCATTTTCTGTATTTGGACGTAGAACTCTGTATGTTGGGGGCTGGGATAAAGAGAGAGGCAACCATCTTTGGCTGATGTGTTAGAGATATGCTTACTTTACAATAAACAAAGGCTCCTTTGTGAAATTCGTAGTTTGTATGTGTTCCTAGGATCTCctgtttttttcaaaattgtgtaATGTTTTGGCAGACACTGCCAGGTGTCCACCAAATCCttcccgtcttttttttttttttttgatagagtttctctctgttgcccaggctggagtgcaatggcgccatcatggctcactgcagccttgacctcctaggctcaagtgatccttctgcctcagcctcctgagtagctgggactgcaggtgtgaaccaccacgtttggctaatttttgtatttttttgtagagacagggtctgcactatgttgcttaggctgatctTTAactgaactcttgggcttaagctatcctcctgcctaggactcccaaagtgctgtccttatagatgtgagccactgcacccagctcccaTCTTCTTCCACAGTAGGTTGCAGCTGGGCAGACGACCTCCCGATGAGGGACTCCATTTCCCAGGCTCCTTTGCAGCTAGGTATGGCCAGCAGCCTCCACTCTTGGTGGTGGAAGACCAGGGTGGAGTGTGGGGTGTCTTATTGCACAtgctccccctcctcttccccctcctcatgAGCCGGAACATGGAAGTGGCTGCAGCCCAGAGTGACCATAAAGATAAGGACAGTGCCCCGGGGACAGTGGGAAACTAGATGGAAGGCAACTGCATCCTAAACAAGCATACAGAGCAGAGCACCCGCCTGGCTGCCTGGGCTGTTAATCGGAGGGAAACAAAGTTTGTCTGTTTCAGGCCCTTAGTGTTGGCTGTCTTTGTGACAGTAGCCTTTTACCCAATCCGCCTCCACCCTCCTCTTGCCTCTCTGCATTCCCAGACAGGCTCCACAGTGCCCTGGGGACCTCAGAACAGCCCTGAGAGCAGTGATGTGCACCAGAGGCTGTGTTTTCTAGGCATGGGAATGGGTTGCATCATACATCCATCTCATCCCTCTGTGCATCCCTGTGAGGTCAGCTTACAACCTAGGGAGAGTTttgaatggagtgaagtggtgcagtTGAGGCCAGCAAGTAGAATTTTGCTCTTTAAAGCCAAACTCATGCTCCTGGCTTCTGTGGATGTGGTGTTAGTGTCAACTCAACCCTGAAATCCTAGACCACATGAGGATGAGGAACGAGTctgtgatattgtgatataatatattatatatttggtctctgcccCTGGTTCCTGGCCTTAGTATCTACAGAGTGGTAAGAGTGTCTGTTGTAGtctaatgagatgactggtggctggggGCCCCTAGGTGGCTTCAGGAGGAGGGCTGATCACTACAAAGACTGTGgcaggattagagggttgggactttccCTCCACCCCCAAAATCTCATgagaaggaagaggggagaggggctaaGGTTGAGTTGATCAACAATGGCCAGTGATGTAATCAGTCATGCCTATGGAATAAATCCTCCATAAAACCTGAAAAGGTCTAGGTTCAGAtgggcttctgagtagctgaacGTGTGGAGGTCCCTGGTGGTGATCtgggagagggcatggaagctccacatCCCTTCCCACATGCCTTGCCCTGTATCCCTTGTAATAGCTTTGTAATTAatgtggtttggctttgtccccacccaaatctcaccttgaattgtaataatccccacgtgtcaagggtagggccaggtggagataattgaatcatggggatggtttcccccatactattctcatggtagtgaataagtctcatgagatctgatggttttataaagtcgagttcccctgcacaagctctttgcctgccaccatgtaagacgtgcctttacTCCTCATTTGCCTTTcgctgtgattgtgaggcctccctagacatgtggaactgtgagtcaattaaacctcattcctttataaattacccagtcttgggtatgtctttattagcagcatgagaacagagtaATACAGTAATACATGGGTAAACATAAATAAAGTTCTTCCCTGAGTTctatgagcaacttcagcaaattaatcaaacctgaGAAAGGGGTTGTGAGAAACTCCCATTTATAGCCTGTGGGCCAGGAGCACAGGTGACCAACTACTTGTGGTTGGCATCTGAAATGGGGGTGGTAGTCTTGTGGGAccgagccctcaacctgtgggatctgactctAACTCCAGGTAGGTAGTGTCAGTATTGAATTGAATTACAGGACACCCAGCTGCTTTCCACTAGAGAGTTGCTtgcttttttgttgctttttgtttttttccagagtGACCAAATAGCCATTTTCTCAAAGAACTTTCCACCCTTgcccaaaaagaacaaaccttggCTATCAGCAGGTTGACAGTGCAACTCTAATGCCTCTGTGTCTTCAGCATCTACCATGGACTCAGCCTTGGACTAGATCTTTTACATGTATGATTTTGTTTATTCCTCACCGTGGTCTTCTGGCTGGGAGTATTTCTGCCATTTCAGAGATGAGGCAGGTGGGGTACAGGAATGCCGTGTCACTTGCCCAGGAACCCACAGAGAGCGAGGTACCCTGGGGTTCAGACTGTCCTGTTTCAAGCACATTCTCCACATCCCCTGTGTTTCCATAAGAGCAGAAACTGAGCACTGGGCACTCCTGCAACTGTGAGGGTTCTGGGACCAAAGTTCCCAACTACATGAACAAGGGAGCTGAGCAGTGTTGAAAATACTTAACGCAGAAGGTATTtttagtccaaaaaaaaaaagcactcaccATGACTTGTGTGCAGGGAAAATACACCCAGGGCTCAGAATGGCAAAGTAAGAATTGATCTAGGTATTTGCTGCTCATCTTGGTCATCAGAACATCCTAGGGAACCTTTGATTTTGTTTCACCCTGACCTtggggactacaattcaagatgaaaagGTGGCAGATTTGCAGGAGTAGTTACAAATAGGAGGACACTTCTGAGACTTCCTTGTGTCTCATTTTTAAGGCAAGAATCTCCCAAGGATCCCGTGTCTGCCTCCAGGGTTATTATCATGGTCAGCCAGTTTCCAGCTCTTGCATAAGGCCCTACAAAGACAATTTAGCTGTGAAGCTGCCCAGACTTCACACAGAGTCCAGGGTTTGGGTGAACCATAGGACTAGAGAGAagatgcaaaataataataataataataaatcaatgggttgggcacggtggctcacgcctgtaatcccagcactttgggaggccgaggcaggcaaatcacctgaggtcaggaggtcaatatggtgaaaccccatctctactaaaaatacaaaaattagccagatttggtggcacacccctgtaatcccagctactcaggaggctgaagcagaagaatcgcttgaacccaggaggcggaggttgcaatgagccaagatcacatcactacactccagcctgggtgacagagtgagactgcatctcaaaaaaataaaacaatcaagcAGTGCTTATCCTGCGAGTCTCAGGGAAGGAGACCAGAACCAGATATCTTGGTATCTTAGGAAATCAATGTTCGTTAAAGGTTCAAGTAAGGCCAGATAGGATTATGAAAGTGGCACACTGCAAGTCAGAGAAGACTAACTGGCTGGAGTGATTTAGCAGCAccataataaaaaccaaaacaaaacacctggGCACCCAGCTGTGACCCATGTTATTGCAACAGTCTCCCAGTTGTCATCTTATCTTTAGTCTTTCCAGCTTTGCTAGTAACTTTCACGCTCTAGACTTCCTGAAGTCTTTTGTCTTATTCAGGCATTGCTATGGCCTGAATATTCGTGTCTCCAAagctcatgtgttggaaactaatactcaatgtgatagtattaagagatggggcctttgggaggtgaatgAGATTGGTGCCCCTGAAAAGAGGCTTGAGGGAGTGccccttccctttctgccatgcgaggacacagcaacaaggcgTCACCTAAGAAGCAGAGCAggaaccctcaccagacactgaatctaccTAAACCTTTatcctggacttcccagcatccagaactggaagaaataagtttctgttgtgtataaattacccaatataacacattttgttacagcagtctgAACAAACTGATATAGGAGTATTGGGTATTGGATCCTGGGCTTAATATGTATGGTCTTGGTGCAAATTTTGGCAAGAACTTAGGCTTATACACCGAAAGAGcaataatactttatttaaaatatatacaaaattattacTTTGAAACATATATATTACTGTCCAACATACATCATATAACACTGATTGATGTAAATTTTGGTACCTTCATTTATTCAGTTGTGATTTCCCTTTTGTTCAAGGCTCCTGAAGAAAATTATCTGAAATGCCCACCAGAGGGGAGGTGCCCACGGGCTTGGTCCCCTTGGTGACTTGGCTGTGCTATTGGGCACTGCTGGGGCCCTAGAGCCCTGCTCCATGGAGCTGAAGGCAAATCCCCACCTTGCTGGGGGACCTGGGGACACAGAATTGATGGAACCCACCTCCGTCGGTCACACATCAATTGCtcatcttctccctctctctccatctgGGTATAAacagggagggaggtgagggggaaCAAGTGTCAGTTATCTTCTTAACCCTCCTCTGGGCTGAAGAGGAGGGTTAAGGGAAATTATGTTTTCCCTTTCACCACCCCCTCTTTCTTCTCTGCCCATGTTACCACTACTGTGGGAAGAAAGTATGAGAAGGAGGAGCTGGCTCTTAATGCAGTTCAGAAAGAAATGGGAAGTGAAGCAAAAATGGGGCTTCTGTGCTCTTAGGCTGAATTTGAGTTACCATGATCCTGAGATAAATCAGACAACTGCTTTTGGGCATGGCCTATGATGCCTCATTCATCACTGTCTCCCCCACAGTGCCTTACACCTAGTAGGCACTTAATGCATGCTCTTtgcatggatgaataaatgaatgcagggGATCTGATGACTACAGACAGAAAACACACATTTCAGAATCAGAGTGTTTGAGAGATGAGAGGGGACATTGGAAATCATCTAGATCTGCTTCCTCATTTggcatatggggaaactgaggcccacagaaaTGAGGAGAAACGAACAAGGTCACATGACTAGTTCCTGATGGAGTCAGACCTGGAATCAGATTTTCTAAATCTCTCCTTAAATTTCCCACCCTCTTCAGATCTGGAACAATAAAGAGAGCTCAGTGGGCTCAGTGCTATGCCCTGGACTCAGGACCCTCATATGCCAGCGTGGGGACCCCTGGTGGTGGCCGAATAGGGCACAAGCAGAGAAGCCCCCTTTGGGCAACTTCACTTCTGGGATCTGGTCCCAGTAGGTAAACAGGATGGCAGCAGTGGATCTGAATGAGGTAGGAGGAACACAGAGACCAGTGAGGACCCCGAGAATTGGGCTCGTTGGTGCGGCGCCTGCAGCGGGTCCAGTGCTGAAGTGGATTTGGTGGGTTGAAGGGCTCTGGAGCTCCAGGGTGTCCAAAGGAAATGTGTAAACTAAGCCCAGCCTGCTCACTGCTGACACTGAAAGCAGGTCACTACAGATGCTTGCTCAGCGGGTGAGCTATAGCACACTGGAAATGGATGGGAGGAAAacgaagggaggcagggagaggggtgGAGGAAACAGGGAAGGGCCAAGGGGCTCTCCAGCAGACAGGGAGGCCTAGCGGCCTCAGGGTGCAGGGACGGGGTGGGCCCAGCAGGTGGGGGGCGCTGGGGACATGCAGGAGTTCCCGGATGTGCTTCTCACTTCAGCTGGGCTGCCCAGGACCTTCTCCGGGCTTCAAGCCTCTGAGGCCTCCCATGCGTCATTCCAGGGAGCTCAAAGCACAGAGGCTCACTCTGCTTCCCCGTGTGATTTTGGTTTCTTTCTAGAAAAGATACTTAGGCATGGGAAGAAATGCACATCTGATCAACATAAAGAACCTCATGTGAGTCCCCACACACCACAAACATCAATAGCTGAAGAACCCTGGTGacaaacaaaatgaatgaacACCCGGGAGCTCACACCTACTGGGGTTTCTCAGGGTTTCTCTTGAGCAGGTGCAGAGAGGGCTCGCAGGGCAGGTTGAAGCTCTTGTGACTGACCAGTCCTCCTGCCCCACACTCAACCAGCTTTATTCACTGttgccctcctcctccctttctgcCCAACTTCTGCACTCCCCAGCCCACTCCATTTTTGCCTTAATGACTTTGCAGTTCCCATCAGCCCCATATTTGGCTCTTctgcaaagagaaacaaaaataattcatcGTGCCAAAATTTGAAATTTGGGAGCTGCAGCTCATCTGATTACAAATGAGTACCTTTGTGCTTAAATTGCCACCGCAAAGTGCAGACTGTGACCAACATGCCAGGGAACAGAGCAGGACAGATCCACCCTGGGACTGGGGCTCAGCTGCCCCTTCTCTGTGGCCCCCTGACCCCCTAAACCGCAGACTGGTTTTCATTGCACACGTAGACTGTGCTTGGCTGGATTCTCCTTCGGATCCGCTCAGGCACTTTGGGGAGGATTTGGAAGGTCTGGGGCAGTAACTCTATGCAGGCCTCGCGGAATTTTTTGATTCTCCAGCAGTAGACGATGGGGTTAAAGACGGACTTGAGGTAACTGAGCCACAGGACGCAGGTGCTGGTGGCGTAGAAGGAGGAACCGCAGTAAAAGCGCTGGCTAAACACAGACAGGAGGCTGTAGACGGAGTGGGGCAGCCAGCAGAGGGAGAAGCCCACGAAGAGGATCAGGATGGTGGTGAAGGCCTTGGTCTTGAAGCTCAAGTCCACGCTGACCTGTTGCTGCCGCTGCAGGCGCCGCAGGCCCGCCCTGGTGAGCTGCCGCAGGTCCAGGCTGTCCGACTGGTTGTGCACGCGCACGGCGTTCTTGCGGACCGTGTTGAGGATGCACATGTAGGCGCACAGCATGACGCCAAAGGGCGCGAAGAACACGGCCACCACCAAGGTGACCACGTAGGCGCGGTCAGCGGGGAGCTCCGTGTAGCCCAGCACGCACTGTGGGGCCCGCGCTGGCACCTCCACCAACGTCCAGCCCGTGAGCGAGGGCCCCGCGATGCAGAAGGACAGCACCCAGGAGACCGCGATGATCACCTTGGCCCTGCGCGGGTTCAGCTTGTCCTGGCGCTGGACGATGATGAGGAAGCGGTCCACGCTGATGATGAGCAGGATGGCCACGCCCTCCAGGACAAAAAACCAGTAGAGCGTGGCTGAGAGGCGGCAGAAGTGGTCCCCAAAGTGCCAGCGCACGGTGATGAGG
This genomic window from Pan troglodytes isolate AG18354 chromosome 12, NHGRI_mPanTro3-v2.0_pri, whole genome shotgun sequence contains:
- the GPR45 gene encoding probable G-protein coupled receptor 45: MNRKSQLVLTKTDISPQDHSSAPEVHRHPGRCSQQTKNGSHRSAEGSPPGHFCPSSKGLSTMACNSTSLEAYPYLLLNTSNASDSGSTQLPAPLRISLAIVMLLMTVVGFLGNTVVCIIVYQRPAMRSAINLLLATLAFSDIMLSLCCMPFTAVTLITVRWHFGDHFCRLSATLYWFFVLEGVAILLIISVDRFLIIVQRQDKLNPRRAKVIIAVSWVLSFCIAGPSLTGWTLVEVPARAPQCVLGYTELPADRAYVVTLVVAVFFAPFGVMLCAYMCILNTVRKNAVRVHNQSDSLDLRQLTRAGLRRLQRQQQVSVDLSFKTKAFTTILILFVGFSLCWLPHSVYSLLSVFSQRFYCGSSFYATSTCVLWLSYLKSVFNPIVYCWRIKKFREACIELLPQTFQILPKVPERIRRRIQPSTVYVCNENQSAV